CTCGTCGCCGGTGATCGCCGACGTTGTGGATGGCCGGTTTCGTACTCCTGAGCTAAAGATTCCGCAGGTACGTTCAATGCCGCATCGGCCGGGATATGAAGGGGGAAGAGGTTGCCGTGAAAAGGTTCGGGCGAAGGTTCGCAGTCCTGTTGTCCGCCGCAGCACTGCTTGGCGCCACACAAGTCGCTGCTTCGCCGGCCGCCAACGCTTCGGTGAGCTGCAACTGGGGTGGGGGCAACTATGATTCGGGTTACGGCATCATCAAAAGTGGGACCTATGGCCTCAAGGCCGGCCCGTATTCCTCCTGCAACACGGTGGGCACACTCGTCGGCGGAGTGCTGCTGTATTTCCACTGCTGGCACTACAACGACTACGGGAATCTCTGGGTATATGGCCGCATCGCCGGCACCGACACCATGGGCTGGACGTCGGGTGCCAACTTCTCCAGCCACTGGACGGATGGAACGCCCGGCTGTTGACGTCGGCGTGGCGCCCATCGGCTCGCCGCGCGGGGTTCCGGGACGCCTGCCGGGGCGGCCGGCGACCGGCGGGATGCCGCATCTCCACAAGATCGTGTGACGGGTTCTACGCACGGTCCGCCGTCCCGCTTTCCTCGTCCTCGCCGCCGGATCCGGTGTCGATGCGGTAGCCGACGCCGGGGACCGTGGCGATCAGCCAGGGCTCGCCGAGCCGTTTGCGGAGCGCCGAGACCGTGATCCGCACGGCGTTGGTGAACGGGTCGGCGTTGGCGTCCCAGGCCCGCTCCAGCAGCTCCTCCGCGCTGATCACGCCGCCCTCCGCGGCGACGAGGACGTCGAGCACGGCGAACTGCTTCCGGGTCAGCGCGACATACCTCCCGTCCCGGTAGACCTCGCGGCGGAACGGGTCGAGCCGCAGCCCCGCGATCTCCCGCACGGGCGGCCGGATATGGGCGCGCCGGCGGTCGAGTGCGCGGAGCCGGAGGACGAGTTCGCGGATGTCGAAGGGCTTGGTGAGGTAGTCGTCGGCGCCGAGCCCGAAGCCCGTCGCCTTGTCGTCGAGCCGGTCGGCCGCGGTGAGCATGAGGATCGGCATGCCGCTGCCGGAATCGACGATCCGCCGGGCGATCTCGTCGCCGGAGGGCCCGGGGATGTCGCGGTCCAGGACAGCGATGTCGTACGAGTTCACACCCAGCAGTTCCAGGGCGGTGTCCCCGTCCCCCGCGATGTCGCCCGCGATCGCCTCCAGGCGGAGGCCGTCGCGGATCGCCTCCGCCATAAAGGGCTCGTCCTCGACGATCAGCACGCGCATGAGCCGATGCTACGAGCGCACGCATATCGTCCGCGTATAGAAAACCGCATACGCACCGGCAACGGCCCGCCGCGTGCACTGGCGGAATGACTCGAACCCGGCGATCGGCGCGCAGAGGAATCCGTGGGATACGCACGCTTCTGGGGGTCGGCATGATCGCCCTCGTCGTGGCGATCGTCGCGCCGCTCGGCTACCGGTCGATGCAGACCCCGTCCGGCTCCACCGCCTCCCCCGCCCCGGTCACCCCGTCTTCCGCGGAGGCACCGGAGCCGGCCGAACCGGCGGAATCCCCGCAGCGCAAGCGGTCCGGGCCGGTCGGCGAGGCCGACGGCGTCGTCCCCGAGGGCACGACGGTTTTCGACGACGGCGTTCCGGCGGTGGCCGGACTCGACGCCGCTTTGCGGACCGCGCTGCGCGAGGCGGCGACGGATGCCGCGGCGTACGGAATCGACATCCGGGTCAATAGCGGCTGGCGTTCTCCGGCGTACCAGGACCGGCTTCTCCGCGACGCGATCGGGAAATACGGGTCGGAAGAAGAAGCCGCCCGCTGGGTGGCCACCGCGGAAACCTCGCCGCACGTGTCGGGCGACGCGGTCGACCTCGGGGAATCCGACGCGACGATGTGGCTCGCCGAGCACGGCGCCGCCTACGGGTTGTGCCCGGTCTACCGGAACGAGCCCTGGCACTACGAGCTGCGCACCGAGGCGATCGGCGGCCGCTGCCCGCCGATGTACGCCGACCCCACCCAGGACCCGAGGATGCAGAGTTGAGCGAGCGAGTTCTCACGATGAAACAGCCGGACCCGGCGGATACCTCGAACACTCCGGACACCCCGGACGCCCCGGACGCCGCGGCCACACCCCGGCCCCGTACCCCGCCCCTCCGCCGTGCGGCCCGCGCCCTCCGCCGCCCCGCGCCCTGGCGGCGCGGCCTCGTGCTCGCCGCGCTGGCGCTGCTGCTCGGCCTGGTGATGGCGCTGCACGCGCGGGTCCCCAGCGGGATCATGAACCTCGGCAGCTTCACGGAGACCTTCCTGCCGTGGTTCGGCCTCTGCGTCCTCCCGCTGCTCGCCGGGGCGCTGTGGCGCCGTTCCGCGTCCGCGGTGGTCGCGCTGGTGCTGCCGGTCACGGTGTGGCTGAGCCTCTTCGGCGGGCTGCTCACCGACAAGTCCCGGCCGGGCAGCGACCTCACGGTCGCCGGCCACAACGTCGGCGCGGCCAACCCCGACCCCGCCGGCACCGCCCGCGACCTGGCCGCCTCCGGTGCGGACCTGCTGGCGCTGCAGGAGCTGACCGACACGGCCCGGCCGGTGTACGAGGCGGAGCTGGCGAAGACGTACCCGCACCACACCACGAGCGGCACCGTCGGGCTGTGGAGCAAGCTCCCGCTGTCGGCGACCCGCCCCGTCGACATCGCCATGTATCCGTCCCGCGCGCTGCGCACCACCGTGGCGACCGAGCGGGGCCCGCTGGCGGTGTACGTGGCCCACCTGGGGTCCGTGCGTGTGAACCTCCGCGCGGGCATGTCGACGGCCCAGCGGGACGCGGGCGCCGAGGCGCTGGCCGCGGCCGTCGCCGCCGAGCCGACCGGGCGCGTGGTGGTCCTCGGAGACCTCAACGGCACCGTGGACGACCGGGCGTTCGACGCCCTCACCGGCCAGATGCGCTCGGTCCAGGAGGAGGCGGGGAACGGCTTCGGCTTCAGCTGGCCGGCCGGCTTCCCGGTGGCGCGGATCGACCAGATCCTCGTACGCGGCGTGGAGCCGCGGAGTGCCTGGCTGCTGCCCGCCACGGGCAGCGACCACCTGCCGGTGGCGGCGGGCATCGCCTGGTGAGCGCGGGCGCGGGGCACCATGCGGCGGATAACCCCGTTCTGCGGGATCCGACAGGAAAATGGCACCGCGCGCACCGGAGTATTGACGCGCCCCCGCGCCGTTGCCAGACTCCGCGGCCGAGTTCTCCTCGGCGGCCTCCATGGGGGAGCAGCCCCGTCGGCCGGCCACCGATGCCCACGCAGCACACCCGATGCGCTGAGGAGTGTTCTCGTATGCGGTCAACCACCACGCGCAGACAGGCGGTCACCGGCCTCCTCGGCACCGCGGCGGCGCTCGGCGCCGGCACGGCCGCCGCCGGCCCCGCCGCGGCCCGCTCCGGCGGCACGGCGGGGTCCGGTTCGTACGCCCGGCTGCTGGCCGGGGCGCTGGCCCGCCGGATGACCCTGGAGGAGAAGGTCGGCCAGCTCTTCGTGGTCGAGGTCGCCGGGCAGGACGCCGACGACGTGACCGACGCGGCCGCCGCCGT
The Streptomyces sp. CNQ-509 DNA segment above includes these coding regions:
- a CDS encoding M15 family metallopeptidase, with translation MIALVVAIVAPLGYRSMQTPSGSTASPAPVTPSSAEAPEPAEPAESPQRKRSGPVGEADGVVPEGTTVFDDGVPAVAGLDAALRTALREAATDAAAYGIDIRVNSGWRSPAYQDRLLRDAIGKYGSEEEAARWVATAETSPHVSGDAVDLGESDATMWLAEHGAAYGLCPVYRNEPWHYELRTEAIGGRCPPMYADPTQDPRMQS
- a CDS encoding endonuclease/exonuclease/phosphatase family protein; amino-acid sequence: MSERVLTMKQPDPADTSNTPDTPDAPDAAATPRPRTPPLRRAARALRRPAPWRRGLVLAALALLLGLVMALHARVPSGIMNLGSFTETFLPWFGLCVLPLLAGALWRRSASAVVALVLPVTVWLSLFGGLLTDKSRPGSDLTVAGHNVGAANPDPAGTARDLAASGADLLALQELTDTARPVYEAELAKTYPHHTTSGTVGLWSKLPLSATRPVDIAMYPSRALRTTVATERGPLAVYVAHLGSVRVNLRAGMSTAQRDAGAEALAAAVAAEPTGRVVVLGDLNGTVDDRAFDALTGQMRSVQEEAGNGFGFSWPAGFPVARIDQILVRGVEPRSAWLLPATGSDHLPVAAGIAW
- a CDS encoding response regulator transcription factor is translated as MRVLIVEDEPFMAEAIRDGLRLEAIAGDIAGDGDTALELLGVNSYDIAVLDRDIPGPSGDEIARRIVDSGSGMPILMLTAADRLDDKATGFGLGADDYLTKPFDIRELVLRLRALDRRRAHIRPPVREIAGLRLDPFRREVYRDGRYVALTRKQFAVLDVLVAAEGGVISAEELLERAWDANADPFTNAVRITVSALRKRLGEPWLIATVPGVGYRIDTGSGGEDEESGTADRA